A genome region from Rissa tridactyla isolate bRisTri1 chromosome 18, bRisTri1.patW.cur.20221130, whole genome shotgun sequence includes the following:
- the ADPRS gene encoding ADP-ribosylhydrolase ARH3, with translation MAAAAGSGSGTGRATARPRPGAARFRGCLAGALLGDCLGAVFEGRSVVKLPDLLRFLRGLEPASEPPETAEPAGSARRETLSYTDDTAMSRSVVQSLLAKREFDEVDMAKRFAEEYKKEPNRGYGMAVVNVFKKLLSPKCNDVFEPARAQFNGKGSYGNGGAMRVAGISLVYSDVQDVKKFAKLSAELTHANSLGYNGAILQALAVHLALQGELSKETFLEQLISHMEDVEADDKSLTDARTLGFEDLPFSRRLKKIKEFLELSSVPKADVLFELGNGIAALRSVPTAIYSFLRCMDADPDIPDHYNNLQRTIIYCISLGGDTDTIATMAGAIAGAYYGEEQIPPSWEQSCEAFQETQKLANSLYELYCQQL, from the exons atggcggcggcggcgggttcGGGTTCAGGCACCGGGCGAGCGACGGCGCGGCCTCGGCCGGGAGCCGCCCGGTTCCGTGGCTGTTTGGCCGGGGCTTTGTTGGGTGATTGCCTGGGCGCCGTCTTCGAAGGCAGGAGCGTGGTGAAGCTGCCCGACCTTCTACGCTTCCTCCGAGGCCTGGAACCGGCCTCCGAGCCGCCTGAAACGGCGGAACCGGCCGGTAGCGCCCGTAGAG AGACGCTTTCGTACACGGACGACACGGCCATGAGCAGGTCGGTGGTGCAGTCCCTGCTAGCCAAGCGAGAGTTTGATGAAGTTGATATGGCCAAGAG GTTTGCTGAGGAGTACAAGAAGGAACCCAACCGGGGCTATGGGATGGCCGTTGTCAATGTCTTCAAGAAGCTCCTGAGCCCCAAGTGCAATGATGTGTTTGAACCAGCAAGAGCCCAGTTTAACGGGAAAGGCTCCTACGGCAATGGCGGTGCCATGAGGGTGGCAGGCATCTCACTGGTGTATTCTGATGTCCAGGATGTTAAGAAG TTTGCAAAGCTGAGTGCTGAGTTAACCCATGCCAACTCCTTGGGCTACAACGGGGCCATCCTGCAGGCCCTGGCTGTGCATCTGGCCCTGCAGGGAGAGCTCAGCAAGGAGACCTTCCTGGAGCAGCTCATTAGCCACATGGAAGACGTAGAGGCAGATGATAAGTCTCTTACTGATGCCCGAAC GCTGGGATTTGAAGATTTACCGTTTTCAAGGCgtctaaagaaaataaaggaattctTGGAACTCAGCAGTGTTCCCAAAGCAGATGTGTTGTTTGAATTAG GGAATGGCATTGCTGCTTTGCGGTCCGTCCCTACTGCAATTTACTCCTTCTTGCGCTGTATGGACGCTGACCCGGATATTCCTGATCACTACAACAACCTGCAGAGGACCATCATCTACTGTATCTCTCTGGGTGGAGACACAGATACCATTGCTACCATGGCAGGAGCCATTGCAGGGGCTTATTATGGGGAGGAGCAGATACCCCCGAGttgggagcagagctgtgaagcTTTTCAAGAGACACAGAAGCTGGCAAATAGCTTGTATGAACTCTACTGCCAGCAGCTCTGA
- the COL8A2 gene encoding collagen alpha-2(VIII) chain encodes MLPDTVALLVVLVMVLGLRSAAGGGAGGYAQVKYMQPMVKGPLGPPFREGKGQYLDMPPLLPMDLKGEPGPPGKPGPRGPPGPPGYPGKPGTGKPGMHGQPGPAGPPGFSGIGKPGIPGLPGKAGMKGMPGAKGEPGMRGEQGPRGLPGPPGLPGPAGISVNGKPGPQGGPGLPGFRGEPGPKGEPGPRGERGMKGENGVGKPGLPGPRGNGGPPGPAGPPGPVGIGKPGLDGLPGAPGEKGDMGPPGGPGVNGEPGPMGPRGPPGIDGIGVPGAAGVPGIQGPMGPKGEPGIRGLPGLPGPTGYGKPGLPGLKGDRGQPGVPGAIGDKGEPGADGEPGEPGPAGIIGPPGPPGSMGLPGKHGLPGSKGDVGPSGPPGMPGMRGDQGLNGFAGKPGVPGERGLPGSQGPPGPTGPKGEPGFIGLPGVPGLTGGPGPKGDGGIPGQPGLRGPSGIPGLQGPAGPMGPQGLPGLKGEPGLPGVPGEGKTGEPGMAGPIGPPGMPGTPGLNGPPGPPGPPGPPGAPGVFDETGIAGLHLPDGGVEGAVLGNGKPGKPQYGRGELSARIAPAFTAILTSPFPASGMPVKFDRTLYNGHNGYNPVTGIFTCPVSGIYYFAYHVHVKGTNVWVALYKNNVPATYTYDEYKKGYLDQASGSAVLELKENDQVWVQMPSDQANGLYSTEYIHSSFSGFLLCPT; translated from the exons ATGCTGCCGGACACCGTGGcgctgctggtggtgctggtgatgGTGCTCGGCCTTCGctcggcggcgggaggcggcgcggggggctACGCCCAAGTGAAGTAcatgcagcccatggtgaagggacccctgggaccccccttCCGCGAAGGCAAAGGGCAGTACCTGG acatgccgccgctgctgccgatGGACCTCAAAGGGGAGCCAGGACCGCCAGGGAAGCCCGGCCCACGTGgaccccccgggccccccggctaCCCGGGAAAGCCGGGCACAGGGAAGCCGGGAATGCACGGCCAGCCCGGGCCCGCTGGGCCCCCCGGCTTCTCGGGCATTGGGAAACCCGGCATCCCAGGACTCCCCGGAAAGGCGGGTATGAAAGGGATGCCCGGAGCCAAGGGCGAGCCCGGCATGCGAGGAGAGCAAGGGCCAAGAGGACTGCCCggccccccggggctgccggggccggccGGCATCTCAGTCAATGGGAAGCCAGGCCCCCAGGGTGGCCCCGGCCTACCTGGGTTTCGGGGCGAGCCTGGCCCGAAAGGAGAGCCGGGTCCCCGGGGAGAGCGAGGGATGAAGGGTGAAAATGGTGTGGGGAAGCCAGGGCTACCAGGACCCCGGGGGAATGGGGGCCCTCCGGGGCCcgcaggacccccagggcctgTTGGCATTGGAAAACCCGGCCTCGACGGCCTGCCGGGTGCACCGGGGGAGAAGGGCGACATGGGCCCTCCGGGCGGGCCTGGCGTCAACGGGGAGCCCGGCCCCATGGGGCCGCGGGGACCCCCTGGCATCGACGGGATCGGCGTCCCGGGTGCTGCGGGGGTGCCGGGGATACAGGGCCCCATGGGACCAAAGGGAGAGCCTGGCATCCGTGGCCTCCCTGGTTTGCCGGGCCCAACGGGCTACGGGAAGCCGGGCTTGCCTGGCCTAAAAGGAGACCGCGGGCAGCCGGGGGTGCCGGGAGCCATCGGCGATAAGGGGGAACCTGGTGCTGACGGGGAGCCGGGTGAGCCGGGCCCTGCTGGCATCATTGGGCCACCAGGCCCGCCGGGGTCCATGGGCCTGCCAGGCAAGCACGGGTtgcctggctccaaaggggaTGTGGGGCCGAGCGGGCCCCCAGGAATGCCGGGGATGCGCGGCGACCAGGGCCTGAACGGCTTCGCGGGGAAGCCGGGGGTGCCTGGAGAAAGGGGCCTGCCCGGGTCACAGGGACCCCCCGGCCCAACGGGTCCGAAAGGAGAACCGGGGTTCATCGGCCTCCCGGGGGTGCCAGGATTAACGGGCGGCCCCGGGCCGAAAGGGGACGGAGGGATcccggggcagccggggctgAGGGGCCCCTCCGGCATCCCGGGCTTGCAAGGACCTGCAGGTCCCATGGGGCCTCAGGGGTTACCAGGGCTGAAAGGGGAGCCTGGGCTCCCTGGGGTTCCCGGTGAGGGGAAGACGGGCGAGCCCGGCATGGCCGGACCCATTGGCCCCCCAGGAATGCCAGGAACACCAGGGCTGAACGGGCCGCCGGGCCCGCCAGGGCCACCTGGGCCGCCGGGAGCGCCTGGCGTGTTCGACGAGACGGGCATCGCGGGGCTGCACCTGCCGGACGGTGGCGTGGAGGGGGCCGTGCTGGGCAACGGCAAGCCGGGGAAGCCGCAGTACGGCCGAGGAGAGCTCTCCGCTCGGATCGCACCAGCCTTCACCGCCATCCTCACCTCCCCCTTCCCGGCGTCAGGCATGCCGGTCAAGTTCGACCGGACTTTGTACAATGGGCACAACGGCTACAACCCAGTCACCGGGATATTCACCTGCCCCGTATCCGGCATCTACTACTTTGCCTACCACGTGCATGTCAAAGGGACAAACGTTTGGGTGGCGCTTTATAAGAACAACGTGCCTGCCACCTACACCTACGACGAGTACAAAAAGGGCTACCTGGACCAGGCCTCGGGCAGTGCCGTGCTTGAACTCAAGGAGAACGACCAAGTCTGGGTACAAATGCCCTCGGACCAGGCCAATGGGTTGTACTCCACGGAATACATCCACTCCTCCTTCTCCGGGTTCCTGCTTTGCCCCACATAA